In Brevinema andersonii, the following are encoded in one genomic region:
- the mtaB gene encoding tRNA (N(6)-L-threonylcarbamoyladenosine(37)-C(2))-methylthiotransferase MtaB, translated as MKKIHLINLGCKLNTFEGEAILTKLKAQGHTICDDQEEAEIVIVNTCTVTAKADEKGRKYMRRAKAQGKKVIATGCYATTDGLELAEKNYIDLILRNEQKFSIHEYLPLLDLGQKITKGKDLTEFPEISGFERTRAFLKIQDGCNKFCSFCKIPFARGRSRSQDFHKIHHAFVTLLESGYKEIVLTGINLSDFSFEHGKLGKLVQSLLAYDNDFRIRLSSLQPDEFDPVLLECLQHPKMAPHFHLSVQSGSDSVLKRMHRRYNCHDFLKLINTMKNIRPDIGLTTDIIVGFPNETDQEFQETLNMVKNAEFIRVHIFPYSQREGTTAARFKDMPAEIKKEREKLLREICQKTALEFAKKNCLGKTYKVLTESAKRGIREGYTENYIRTHFPEASCNVNEFISITPLNVTIEEDGHLKFII; from the coding sequence ATGAAAAAAATACATCTTATCAATCTTGGATGCAAATTGAATACTTTTGAAGGCGAAGCAATCCTTACAAAACTTAAAGCTCAAGGCCATACGATTTGTGATGATCAAGAAGAGGCAGAAATTGTTATTGTCAATACATGCACCGTAACAGCTAAAGCCGATGAAAAAGGCCGGAAATATATGCGGAGAGCAAAAGCACAAGGCAAAAAAGTCATTGCGACTGGTTGTTACGCTACTACTGATGGATTAGAACTCGCAGAAAAAAATTACATTGACCTTATCTTAAGGAACGAACAAAAATTTAGTATACATGAATATTTGCCATTATTAGATTTAGGTCAGAAGATTACAAAAGGTAAAGATTTAACAGAATTTCCAGAAATTTCTGGATTTGAAAGAACACGTGCTTTTTTAAAAATCCAAGATGGATGTAATAAATTTTGTTCGTTCTGTAAAATTCCCTTTGCTCGAGGTAGAAGCCGTAGTCAAGATTTCCACAAAATTCATCACGCATTTGTTACACTTTTAGAATCTGGATATAAAGAAATTGTTCTTACAGGTATCAATCTAAGTGACTTTTCATTCGAACATGGTAAATTAGGTAAACTTGTACAATCTTTACTAGCATATGACAACGATTTTCGAATTCGTCTTTCATCATTGCAACCAGATGAATTTGATCCTGTACTGCTGGAATGTTTGCAACACCCGAAAATGGCCCCGCATTTTCATTTATCTGTGCAATCAGGATCAGATTCTGTGCTCAAACGCATGCATCGGCGGTATAATTGTCATGATTTTTTAAAATTGATCAATACTATGAAAAATATCCGACCCGATATTGGACTAACTACCGACATTATTGTTGGATTTCCTAATGAAACAGATCAAGAATTTCAAGAAACTTTGAATATGGTCAAAAATGCAGAATTTATCCGTGTACATATTTTTCCCTACTCTCAACGCGAAGGCACAACAGCTGCTCGGTTCAAGGATATGCCAGCAGAAATAAAAAAAGAACGCGAAAAATTATTAAGAGAAATTTGCCAAAAAACTGCCTTAGAATTTGCCAAAAAAAATTGTCTCGGGAAAACTTACAAAGTCTTGACAGAAAGTGCTAAACGTGGTATTCGTGAAGGCTATACAGAAAACTACATTCGTACTCATTTTCCAGAAGCGAGCTGTAATGTAAATGAATTTATTTCTATTACCCCCCTTAATGTTACGATAGAAGAAGACGGACATTTAAAATTTATTATTTAA
- the ftsH gene encoding ATP-dependent zinc metalloprotease FtsH, with amino-acid sequence MARRTKRKDAPLGGGNQGLYFGLFLLISLGIFVIFTRFNPPQTIIDYSQFFQSVKDGRIRAVRIKGQVIEGFFKGDGILEPERFRTVIPMDDPELLPLLRSNNITIGGEIISKESSGSFWWVIIISAVLLFLWSSFAKGGGSGGGPGQAMNFGKSRARLHKDITEKKLFKDVAGAEEAKQDLEEVVEFLKNPAKFTELGAKIPKGVLLVGPPGTGKTLLAKAVAGEANVPFFSVSGSEFVEMFVGVGASRVRDLFANGRKKAPAIIFIDELDAVGRARGAGWGGSHDEREQTLNQILVEMDGFDSSEGLILIAATNRPDILDPALTRPGRFDRSVVVDRPDVKAREGILKVHTRKMKLAPHVDLSTIAKGTPGFTGADLANLANEAALKAGRENRKEIYNEDFEFAKDKVMMGPERRSMVMTDEDKLTTAYHEAGHAVTGHFLSLVDPVHKVTIIPRGQALGVTFFLPQNDKYSYIKKKVEENIVMALGGRAAEEIMFGKEYISAGARGDIQQVTRYARNMVCEWGMSDILGPVQYGESDGPIFLAKDISSRKTYSEKTHEAIDEEIKRIITVGYQAAVDMLTEHKDKLIELAEILLEKETLNASEVAEILGPVEKSKNPILDDFRNLYPARIKEITLAESSESTITEDLDV; translated from the coding sequence ATGGCTAGACGGACAAAGCGTAAAGATGCCCCATTGGGCGGCGGTAATCAAGGCTTATATTTTGGGCTGTTTCTGCTTATTTCATTGGGAATTTTCGTAATTTTTACGCGTTTCAACCCACCCCAAACTATTATCGATTATTCTCAATTTTTTCAAAGCGTAAAAGACGGACGTATACGGGCTGTACGTATTAAAGGACAGGTAATCGAAGGCTTTTTCAAAGGTGACGGCATCCTTGAACCTGAGCGTTTTCGTACGGTTATTCCCATGGACGATCCAGAACTTTTACCTCTACTACGTTCCAATAATATCACAATCGGTGGTGAAATTATTTCTAAAGAAAGTAGCGGCAGTTTTTGGTGGGTAATTATCATTTCTGCTGTATTGCTGTTTCTATGGAGCTCTTTTGCAAAAGGCGGAGGTAGCGGTGGCGGTCCTGGTCAAGCTATGAACTTCGGAAAAAGCCGTGCACGCCTGCATAAAGACATCACTGAAAAGAAATTGTTCAAAGATGTGGCCGGTGCTGAAGAGGCAAAACAAGATCTTGAAGAAGTCGTAGAATTCCTGAAAAATCCTGCAAAATTTACCGAATTAGGAGCAAAAATCCCCAAAGGGGTATTATTAGTAGGACCTCCAGGTACAGGAAAAACATTGCTTGCCAAAGCTGTTGCTGGTGAAGCTAACGTTCCCTTTTTCAGCGTATCAGGGTCTGAGTTTGTAGAAATGTTTGTAGGTGTAGGGGCATCACGTGTTCGCGATTTATTTGCTAACGGACGGAAAAAAGCTCCTGCTATTATTTTCATTGACGAACTTGATGCAGTAGGGCGAGCACGTGGAGCTGGTTGGGGAGGTTCACATGATGAGCGCGAACAAACCCTAAACCAAATTCTCGTAGAAATGGACGGCTTTGACTCGTCCGAAGGACTTATCCTTATTGCTGCTACTAATAGGCCAGATATTCTGGATCCAGCGTTGACACGTCCAGGGCGTTTTGATCGTTCAGTTGTTGTTGACAGGCCTGATGTCAAAGCACGTGAAGGAATTCTCAAGGTTCATACCCGAAAAATGAAACTTGCTCCACATGTTGATCTTTCCACCATTGCTAAAGGCACACCTGGATTTACAGGAGCCGATCTAGCAAACCTAGCTAACGAAGCAGCATTAAAAGCTGGACGTGAAAATCGTAAAGAAATTTATAATGAAGATTTTGAATTTGCTAAAGATAAAGTAATGATGGGACCAGAACGGCGTTCTATGGTGATGACTGACGAAGATAAACTAACAACTGCTTATCACGAAGCAGGACATGCGGTTACTGGACATTTTTTAAGTTTGGTTGACCCTGTTCACAAAGTTACCATTATTCCGCGCGGTCAGGCATTAGGAGTAACATTTTTCCTACCTCAAAATGATAAATATTCTTACATTAAAAAGAAAGTTGAAGAAAATATTGTTATGGCTTTAGGAGGCCGGGCTGCCGAAGAAATTATGTTTGGCAAAGAATACATTAGTGCAGGTGCCAGAGGAGACATTCAACAAGTCACGCGTTATGCACGCAATATGGTCTGCGAATGGGGTATGAGTGATATTTTAGGCCCTGTGCAATATGGCGAAAGCGATGGACCCATTTTTCTTGCGAAAGATATTTCATCACGTAAAACATACTCGGAAAAAACTCACGAAGCAATTGACGAAGAAATTAAACGGATCATTACTGTAGGTTATCAAGCTGCTGTTGATATGCTCACAGAACATAAAGATAAATTAATTGAACTTGCAGAAATTCTGCTGGAAAAAGAAACACTCAATGCCAGTGAAGTTGCTGAAATTTTAGGTCCTGTAGAAAAATCAAAAAATCCTATTTTAGATGACTTCCGTAACTTATATCCTGCACGAATAAAAGAAATTACTCTCGCTGAAAGCAGTGAGTCTACTATTACAGAAGATTTAGACGTTTAA
- the dxs gene encoding 1-deoxy-D-xylulose-5-phosphate synthase, which translates to MAYKILNKIFSPQDIKYLAVDELSYLANDIREFLINNITQTGGHLAPNLGVVELTIALHYVFNSPEDSFIWDVGHQAYVHKILTGRKDLFPTLRTKNGLSGYPSPKESIHDVIHAGHSSTSVSLGVGIATAKKMSQNPSSTIAIIGDGAFTSGMVYEALNDASWRDIPLIIILNDNKMSISENVGGIAKHLDYLRTNKNYLQLKRKIYRILDKSRLGSWLKDAIFQTKSGIKKIIFRHHTIFDNLGVKYLGPFDGHDLIHLINLFSSIKNESGPILLHIITQKGLGHTKSENNPINFHGISAQDDSIALAGPQKTRSQTFGESIIQLAEQNPKIIAITAAMREGTGLAAFAKKFPDRFIDVGIAEQHAVTLAVGLATQGYKPIVAIYSTFLQRAYDQLIHDVGIGNYPVIFCLDRAGLVPADGKTHQGVFDIAFLRTIPNMTITAPLNQKELSMMLQFALEFHGPFAIRYPKDTEPDVDIQLPPIELGMGFEIKNGSDTVIVLLGSLIEETLNYLQKNNLSYAVYQLRFAKPVSEKVIEYLGNFSRIIIVEEGIQNGSVGEYLIHQLHALDPKLEVILKNIGDTFPDTDSREGLLDQYGFAPLKL; encoded by the coding sequence GTGGCATATAAAATTCTTAACAAAATTTTTTCCCCTCAAGATATTAAATACCTTGCTGTCGATGAATTAAGTTATTTAGCAAATGATATTAGAGAATTTCTTATTAATAATATTACTCAAACCGGTGGGCACTTAGCTCCAAATTTAGGAGTCGTGGAATTAACTATTGCACTTCATTATGTTTTTAATTCCCCTGAAGATTCATTTATTTGGGATGTAGGGCATCAAGCTTATGTTCATAAGATCCTTACAGGACGAAAAGATCTTTTTCCTACGCTCAGAACCAAAAATGGACTTTCCGGATATCCATCACCTAAAGAAAGCATTCATGATGTTATTCATGCAGGTCATAGCTCTACATCTGTATCGTTAGGTGTTGGCATTGCAACAGCAAAAAAAATGTCTCAAAATCCATCCTCAACCATTGCTATTATTGGTGATGGAGCATTTACCAGTGGCATGGTATATGAAGCTTTAAACGATGCATCATGGCGTGACATACCATTGATCATTATTTTAAACGACAATAAAATGTCTATTTCTGAGAATGTCGGTGGTATTGCTAAACATCTTGATTACCTTAGGACAAATAAAAATTATTTACAGTTAAAACGAAAAATTTATCGTATTTTAGATAAATCCAGACTAGGTAGCTGGTTAAAAGATGCTATTTTTCAAACAAAATCAGGTATCAAAAAAATAATTTTTCGACACCACACAATTTTTGATAATTTAGGAGTTAAGTATTTGGGACCGTTTGATGGGCACGACCTTATTCATCTTATTAACCTTTTCAGTTCTATCAAAAATGAATCAGGACCAATATTGCTTCATATTATTACTCAAAAAGGCCTGGGTCATACCAAAAGTGAAAATAATCCTATTAATTTTCATGGAATTTCAGCACAAGATGACAGTATAGCACTTGCGGGACCGCAGAAAACCCGTTCCCAAACATTTGGAGAATCTATTATTCAACTGGCAGAACAAAATCCAAAAATTATCGCAATTACCGCAGCAATGCGTGAAGGAACAGGATTAGCAGCATTTGCGAAAAAATTCCCTGATCGTTTTATTGATGTTGGCATTGCAGAACAGCACGCTGTCACTTTGGCGGTTGGCCTGGCAACTCAAGGATACAAACCAATAGTAGCCATTTATTCAACATTCTTGCAGCGCGCATATGATCAGCTCATACATGATGTAGGTATTGGTAATTATCCTGTAATTTTCTGTCTGGACAGAGCTGGGCTAGTTCCAGCAGACGGAAAAACTCACCAAGGAGTTTTTGACATTGCTTTTCTGCGAACTATTCCTAATATGACAATAACAGCACCACTGAATCAAAAAGAACTTTCAATGATGTTACAATTTGCTTTAGAATTTCATGGTCCTTTTGCTATTCGCTATCCCAAAGATACAGAACCTGATGTAGATATACAATTGCCTCCGATTGAACTCGGTATGGGATTCGAAATTAAAAACGGTTCAGATACTGTTATTGTTCTTTTAGGGTCTCTCATTGAGGAAACACTTAATTATTTACAAAAAAACAACTTATCTTATGCTGTTTATCAACTTCGATTTGCTAAACCTGTTTCTGAAAAAGTCATCGAATATCTTGGAAATTTTTCACGGATTATTATAGTTGAGGAAGGTATTCAAAATGGCAGTGTCGGTGAATATCTTATACATCAGCTGCATGCTCTTGATCCAAAACTGGAAGTTATTCTTAAGAATATAGGCGATACTTTTCCCGATACGGACAGCCGGGAAGGTCTACTTGATCAATACGGTTTTGCGCCTTTGAAACTATGA